From Marinobacterium sp. LSUCC0821, a single genomic window includes:
- a CDS encoding PTS sugar transporter subunit IIA produces MQLRELLTTDAIACRESVNSKKRVLQVASSKLATSVGGVTEDEIFTGLLNRERLGSTGIGSGVGIPHCRLSGAEKATAALITLEEGIDYDAIDQKPVDLICALIVPDDGNDEHLQTLGGLAELFNKPEALAALRECATAEMITETINQFS; encoded by the coding sequence ATGCAACTACGTGAACTACTGACCACAGACGCTATCGCATGTCGCGAGTCTGTAAACAGTAAGAAACGCGTTCTACAGGTGGCCAGCTCCAAGCTGGCCACTTCCGTTGGAGGCGTTACTGAAGATGAAATTTTTACCGGCCTACTCAATCGTGAACGACTTGGAAGCACAGGAATAGGATCAGGTGTTGGAATTCCCCACTGCCGTTTATCTGGCGCAGAGAAAGCTACTGCCGCACTAATCACCCTTGAAGAGGGGATAGATTATGATGCGATCGATCAAAAACCAGTTGATCTTATTTGTGCGCTGATTGTTCCAGATGATGGCAATGATGAACATTTACAAACTCTGGGTGGGCTTGCTGAACTATTCAACAAACCAGAAGCACTTGCGGCACTTCGCGAATGTGCAACGGCAGAGATGATTACTGAAACTATTAATCAGTTCTCCTAG
- a CDS encoding RNA polymerase factor sigma-54 gives MKHSLQLKIGQSLTMTPQLQQAIKLLQLSSLELQTEIQNALDNNPLLELAEEEENESVESTDDFESESEQSIDHSESNEFESEFDSPSFNDESLLSDNQNEDSSQEFGDEQWSDAIPEHLSTDSQWDDTYQSSDFSSRDDDWMPGDNESADETIQDHLSWQLNLTRLSDIDRHVAEIIIDSIDERGYLTTALDEILLSCQEELPELFFEVELDEVETVLHRVQQFDPPGVGARDLSECLKIQLRQLPQDTPWRAEALRLVTDYLDLLGASDFKTLVRRLRIKEHELTSVIQLIQSLNPTPGEQLSLGRTDYVIPDVIVRKRSGEWIVILNSDAAPEIRINETYSALINEHSSDEGQQFLRDQLQDARWFLKSLQSRNETLLRVSSEIVARQVEFLDIGDEGMKPLVLHDIADAVEMHESTISRVTTQKYMLTPRGVFELKYFFSSHVGTADGGAASSTAIRAIIKKLISEENPRKPLSDSKLATLLEEEGVNVARRTIAKYREALNIPPSNERKRLV, from the coding sequence ATGAAGCACTCACTTCAATTAAAGATCGGGCAAAGCCTGACCATGACCCCACAATTGCAGCAAGCAATCAAACTGCTGCAACTATCGTCGCTAGAACTCCAAACAGAGATTCAGAATGCCCTCGACAACAACCCGCTGCTAGAGCTTGCAGAGGAAGAGGAGAACGAATCTGTCGAATCAACTGATGATTTTGAGAGTGAGTCAGAGCAATCGATCGATCACTCCGAATCAAATGAGTTCGAATCAGAGTTTGATTCACCTTCATTCAACGACGAGAGTTTACTCTCTGATAATCAGAATGAAGATAGCTCTCAAGAATTTGGAGATGAACAGTGGTCAGATGCGATACCAGAGCATCTAAGCACCGATAGTCAGTGGGATGACACCTACCAGTCGAGCGACTTCAGTAGTCGTGATGATGATTGGATGCCAGGCGATAATGAGAGTGCCGATGAAACGATTCAAGACCACCTCAGCTGGCAGTTAAATTTAACTCGACTCTCTGATATCGATCGCCACGTGGCTGAAATAATCATCGACTCGATTGATGAGCGTGGCTATTTAACAACCGCTCTGGATGAGATCCTTTTGAGCTGCCAAGAGGAGTTACCAGAACTCTTTTTCGAAGTAGAGCTTGATGAGGTCGAAACTGTACTGCATCGTGTTCAGCAGTTTGATCCTCCAGGCGTTGGTGCACGCGACCTATCAGAGTGTTTAAAGATACAACTTCGCCAACTTCCTCAGGATACTCCCTGGCGCGCTGAAGCACTTCGTCTAGTCACTGATTACCTTGACCTATTAGGTGCTAGTGATTTCAAAACACTAGTCCGCCGGTTACGAATCAAAGAGCACGAGCTCACCAGTGTCATTCAATTGATACAAAGTTTAAATCCAACACCTGGCGAACAACTATCCCTTGGCCGAACAGACTACGTTATCCCAGATGTTATCGTTAGAAAGCGTTCTGGTGAGTGGATAGTAATCCTTAACTCTGATGCGGCGCCTGAAATCAGAATCAATGAGACCTACTCCGCCCTCATTAATGAGCACTCTAGTGATGAGGGCCAGCAATTTCTTAGAGATCAACTGCAGGATGCACGTTGGTTTCTAAAAAGCTTGCAGAGCCGAAATGAAACTTTATTAAGAGTATCTAGCGAAATAGTTGCTAGGCAGGTAGAGTTTTTAGATATTGGTGATGAAGGTATGAAGCCTCTCGTGCTTCACGATATAGCTGATGCGGTTGAGATGCACGAGTCGACCATATCTCGTGTGACCACCCAGAAATATATGCTCACCCCGCGTGGTGTTTTTGAGTTGAAGTACTTTTTCTCAAGCCATGTAGGGACTGCAGATGGCGGCGCGGCCTCTTCTACAGCGATTCGTGCCATCATTAAAAAATTAATTTCAGAAGAAAATCCAAGAAAACCTCTAAGTGACAGCAAACTTGCTACACTGCTAGAAGAGGAAGGAGTTAATGTTGCTCGTAGAACAATCGCAAAATATCGCGAAGCACTGAACATTCCACCTTCTAATGAACGAAAACGTTTGGTTTAA
- the rapZ gene encoding RNase adapter RapZ, which yields MRVVVISGRSGSGKSTALQALEDVGFYCIDNLPATLLPSLMEQMWQNRDKTNLIAVSIDARNLDSDLAAFPEIISTLRKRSEISLEITFLDASEATLIKRYSATRRKHPLSTSEIGLEEAIHRERTLLEPIASSADMRVDTTRLSLYELRDTIKLRVAQRKEQALSLQFESFGFKHGVPLDVDFSFDVRVLPNPYWFIELRSLTGKDKPVQEFLNSSPEVQKMIADIERFISDWIPEFKNNNRSYVTVGIGCTGGQHRSVFIAEQLADIFTKKMENVQVRHRELSV from the coding sequence ATGCGTGTTGTTGTCATTAGCGGTCGAAGCGGTTCAGGTAAAAGTACCGCGCTACAAGCCCTAGAGGATGTAGGCTTCTACTGCATTGATAACTTACCTGCCACCCTACTTCCATCGTTGATGGAGCAGATGTGGCAAAATCGTGACAAGACAAATCTAATTGCTGTCAGCATCGATGCGCGTAACCTCGATAGTGATCTTGCTGCATTTCCTGAAATCATCAGCACCCTAAGAAAACGCTCTGAAATTTCACTAGAGATCACCTTTCTAGATGCTTCAGAAGCAACACTTATTAAACGTTACAGTGCTACGCGCCGTAAGCACCCACTCAGCACTTCCGAAATAGGCTTAGAGGAGGCTATCCATCGTGAGCGAACCCTCCTTGAACCGATAGCTAGTTCTGCAGACATGCGGGTCGATACCACGCGACTATCTCTTTATGAACTTAGAGACACCATTAAGTTAAGGGTTGCACAACGTAAGGAGCAGGCGCTCTCTTTGCAATTTGAATCCTTTGGTTTTAAGCATGGCGTACCGCTGGATGTGGACTTTAGCTTTGATGTTCGAGTTTTGCCGAACCCCTATTGGTTTATTGAACTACGTTCCCTGACGGGCAAGGACAAACCAGTTCAAGAGTTTCTAAATAGCTCACCAGAAGTGCAAAAAATGATTGCGGACATCGAGCGTTTTATCAGCGACTGGATACCAGAATTTAAAAATAATAACCGTAGCTATGTTACAGTCGGCATCGGCTGTACCGGTGGACAGCACCGATCCGTATTTATCGCTGAGCAGCTAGCAGACATCTTTACCAAAAAAATGGAAAATGTGCAGGTTCGCCATAGGGAATTGTCGGTTTAG
- a CDS encoding carbon-nitrogen hydrolase family protein — MKSLIAVAQLCSGTSPEKNLAKAISLIEHSASSGASLTLLPENFILFDSLNLIKFGQSDEARIYLEQLSNLALTLKHWIVLGSFPVPSNDGRVYSRSMVISEQGEIVGAYDKRHLFDVIVDDAKGSYLESKFIAPGDALSVVDTPIGRLGLSICYDLRFPNHYQALRDLGAEIITVPSAFTAVTGEAHWELLLRARAVETQSYVLGANQVGEHGAGRFTYGHSMIVDPWGRVVASLKSEMGVAFAEVDLSLLNKVRSEMPLLAQRR, encoded by the coding sequence GTGAAGTCTCTGATTGCCGTAGCGCAGCTCTGTTCAGGTACATCACCCGAAAAAAATCTAGCCAAAGCGATCTCTTTGATAGAGCACTCTGCTAGTTCTGGCGCTTCGCTAACCTTGCTGCCAGAGAACTTCATTCTTTTTGATTCACTCAATCTAATTAAGTTTGGACAATCGGATGAGGCAAGAATATACCTTGAGCAGTTATCTAACTTAGCGCTTACGCTCAAGCATTGGATCGTATTGGGTAGTTTTCCAGTGCCGTCGAACGATGGCAGAGTCTATTCGCGATCTATGGTTATATCGGAGCAAGGTGAAATTGTAGGTGCTTATGATAAGCGCCATTTGTTCGATGTGATCGTAGATGATGCTAAGGGTTCTTACCTAGAGTCAAAATTTATAGCACCAGGGGACGCACTTTCGGTTGTTGATACGCCTATCGGTCGATTGGGATTAAGTATCTGTTATGACTTGCGCTTCCCTAACCATTACCAGGCGCTTCGCGATTTGGGTGCTGAAATCATTACAGTTCCAAGTGCATTCACCGCAGTGACAGGGGAGGCGCATTGGGAGCTTCTGTTGCGTGCCAGAGCCGTTGAGACACAATCTTACGTATTGGGTGCCAATCAAGTTGGCGAGCACGGTGCAGGTCGGTTTACCTATGGTCACTCTATGATTGTAGATCCATGGGGTAGAGTGGTTGCATCGCTTAAATCTGAGATGGGTGTAGCATTTGCAGAGGTAGATCTCTCTTTGCTAAATAAAGTTCGAAGTGAAATGCCGCTTTTAGCGCAGCGTCGTTAG
- the mgtE gene encoding magnesium transporter codes for MSTDSAHIALDTLSEALQSENLKQIRYMLNKGMRPVEVAHLLEKTPPRERRILWNLISSENEGDVLQHLGEDIQAEIISEMDAASLLALTESLDTDDLADILQQLPDTIMQEMLQNMDLQNRERVEAVLSYPEDTAGGLMNTDTVTMRPDITVETALRYLRRHRELPDNTDSIFVVSRRKNTLIGVLPITRLLISDPQMLVREIMRTEQDHAIPAEMPELDVARIFEQRDLISAPVVNEERQLLGRITIDDIVDVIREDADHSLMSMAGLDEDEDTFAPVMRTSRRRAVWLGINLLTAFLASAVIGLFEATIDRVVALAVLMPIVASMGGIAGSQTLTLVIRGQALGHIERHNIGWLFNREMVVSLINGIIWAAVVAAVSMLWFQDTTIGIVIALAIVINLLAGAMAGSLLPMFLKQAGIDPALAGGVLLTTITDVVGFFAFLGLATFFYG; via the coding sequence ATGAGCACAGATAGCGCACACATCGCACTCGATACGCTGAGCGAAGCACTCCAATCAGAAAACCTCAAACAGATACGCTACATGCTGAATAAAGGCATGCGTCCTGTTGAAGTAGCACACCTTCTTGAAAAAACACCGCCTCGTGAGCGACGTATTCTCTGGAACCTTATCAGTTCTGAAAATGAGGGTGATGTTCTACAGCACCTAGGTGAAGACATTCAGGCCGAGATCATTAGCGAGATGGACGCGGCATCGCTTCTAGCTCTGACAGAATCACTCGATACTGATGACCTTGCCGATATTTTGCAGCAACTGCCTGACACGATCATGCAGGAGATGCTTCAGAACATGGACCTTCAAAACCGTGAGCGCGTTGAAGCAGTCCTATCCTATCCAGAGGATACAGCTGGCGGTCTGATGAATACTGATACCGTGACCATGCGTCCTGATATCACAGTGGAGACAGCCCTACGTTACCTGCGCCGTCACCGTGAACTACCGGATAATACTGACAGCATTTTCGTTGTAAGCCGTCGTAAAAACACATTAATCGGTGTACTTCCAATCACTCGATTGCTGATTTCAGATCCACAGATGCTGGTTCGTGAAATCATGCGCACAGAGCAAGACCACGCGATCCCTGCTGAGATGCCGGAACTCGATGTTGCTCGTATATTCGAGCAGCGAGATTTGATCTCTGCACCGGTAGTCAATGAGGAGCGTCAGCTACTCGGCCGTATCACAATCGATGACATCGTCGATGTTATTCGTGAAGACGCCGATCACTCACTGATGAGTATGGCGGGTCTTGATGAGGATGAAGACACCTTCGCTCCTGTGATGCGTACCAGCCGCAGACGCGCAGTTTGGTTAGGTATAAACCTACTGACAGCATTTCTAGCATCAGCTGTGATTGGGCTATTTGAGGCCACCATTGATCGTGTCGTTGCACTTGCTGTTTTGATGCCTATCGTCGCCTCAATGGGCGGTATCGCTGGCAGCCAAACGCTGACTCTGGTTATTCGCGGCCAAGCTCTTGGCCACATTGAACGTCACAATATCGGTTGGTTGTTCAATCGTGAGATGGTGGTAAGCCTTATAAACGGTATAATTTGGGCTGCCGTAGTTGCGGCAGTCTCTATGCTTTGGTTCCAAGATACCACCATCGGAATAGTCATTGCGTTAGCTATAGTCATTAACTTGTTGGCAGGCGCAATGGCAGGCAGCTTATTACCGATGTTTTTAAAACAGGCAGGCATAGACCCAGCCCTCGCTGGCGGCGTCTTGCTGACGACAATCACCGATGTGGTCGGTTTCTTTGCGTTTCTTGGCCTAGCGACATTTTTTTACGGATAG
- a CDS encoding YhdP family protein encodes MVKHTFWAGWWSLVIGAVLAIILSAIRFAFPLLGQYKPYLEDQIGQFVGTEVSIAELNTGWNGPFPRFEVRGFKTQVGGPLNPLLDIKVDSVSFEINPWQSLIDLAPIFQKATIDGVNVKWSQQQGLWTFSSGEQKSVDPDAMALLALLVLEQPEILVTNAQLHLKPDSGRSRFINLDKMQVESSETEHQLSGQFWMPVLGKDTRMDFALRYDGKQDSGVDLFPFYLKLNHLGPELPALFNLESNLSSMSADAELWGTLRGAALQSLNGQIRVADFVYGDSNNGVLFSEVQSNFSLQSIMGDYQLFFDNLTLAQTGDPVTIPPIAIDIHKGIDGWVPNRVQLPSLSIDDLWSVTQYQPLPEKMMGILRDMNPQGSLSAVSVDLSGGLGALSLSANLDNVSIKPWHGVPGVQNLNGTLALSPQGGKVEIGSNNTAFHFASVYEEALMFDQVNGSVRWSLDDVGARVSADHLNIVINGFDANGAFAIDLPYESTEQAMFNLAIGLRGAKARDALTLTPKNVVGEKLYTWMENALISGEVPEAGLVLVTPTRDVEDRPTPLSELYVITQDAQLDYQSPWPQLEHADSVVHIRDGDVRVQLQQGIVAGTEVAYGEAYKSQGLDELSVDLSLNGFAFPLNTLLRSGPLNESVGKSLTDWQISGAHQSLVQLSLPLSKGEPTILVDSKISGGIFASQSNRIAVTDIAGELKFDNRKGLSANSLSAHLLGRPVTADIKSSDTKTEVEISGRMDSTYLLHWVGAPLEQIITGEIPLFSTLTLCKAKGCSSSLQIESNLVGTTVDAPAYLYHDPKDKSRLSLLVSLDKGSQLQLNYADRLRGDLSVGSSLSGNLRIGGKPASGKDVSGLLIDGQLPELDLSELLTFLANLTPKDTNSSEPLKVTSEVTIDKLVVSESIAFEGIHSSAHQQEGAWVVSLDGKPVQGVINYQPVDNAMAINFKHLVLTTPESETDVVESEIPLPEPTDPSLLDQIPQGAVTIDRLVWNGEDWGRWQANISPKSDRVVLEELTADVAGINLAGEVQWILYDERTELNLTATGKSLGNYLEAMGDPRFIETKELSGAVDLKWPGAPWSFSKYRLSGPIKFDLRNGQLTEAKGNSDLLRLFSILNFDALFRRLKLDFSDLYKQGISFDKLVGNYQIDKGVAHSSQPLLMRGPSTDMKAEGSIDLIHKTLDKRVDIILPLVGTTPLAAVLLGAPQVAGALWLIDKVIGDKINEATKISYTLTGPWSEPALELVERAK; translated from the coding sequence ATGGTAAAGCATACCTTTTGGGCAGGATGGTGGAGTTTGGTGATTGGAGCTGTGCTCGCAATCATTCTCTCGGCTATCCGTTTTGCTTTTCCGTTGTTGGGCCAATACAAACCCTATTTAGAAGATCAGATTGGCCAGTTTGTCGGAACTGAAGTTTCGATTGCAGAGCTCAATACCGGCTGGAATGGTCCATTTCCTCGATTTGAAGTTAGAGGCTTCAAAACTCAAGTTGGCGGACCGCTCAATCCACTACTAGACATTAAGGTCGATTCAGTCAGTTTTGAGATCAATCCTTGGCAATCTCTAATCGATCTTGCCCCCATCTTTCAAAAAGCCACTATCGATGGCGTTAATGTAAAGTGGAGTCAGCAGCAGGGGCTGTGGACGTTTAGTTCAGGGGAGCAAAAGTCGGTAGATCCAGATGCCATGGCGCTGCTAGCCCTTCTGGTTCTGGAGCAGCCTGAAATCCTAGTGACCAATGCCCAGTTGCATCTGAAGCCTGACTCAGGACGTTCTCGCTTTATCAATCTTGATAAGATGCAGGTTGAGAGTAGTGAGACAGAACATCAACTGAGTGGCCAGTTTTGGATGCCGGTACTGGGTAAAGATACCCGTATGGATTTCGCACTGCGCTATGATGGCAAACAAGATTCAGGTGTTGATCTTTTTCCCTTCTATTTGAAACTCAACCACCTAGGCCCAGAGCTACCGGCGCTTTTTAATCTAGAGTCCAATTTGAGCTCGATGTCTGCTGATGCGGAGCTATGGGGCACGCTTCGAGGAGCTGCGCTGCAGAGTTTGAACGGCCAGATTAGAGTTGCAGATTTTGTCTATGGGGATAGTAATAATGGCGTTCTATTTTCAGAGGTTCAATCTAACTTCTCCCTGCAATCGATTATGGGGGATTATCAGCTCTTCTTTGATAATTTAACCCTTGCTCAAACAGGCGATCCCGTAACCATTCCGCCGATTGCAATCGATATTCACAAAGGTATTGATGGTTGGGTACCGAATCGTGTTCAGTTGCCCTCTTTATCCATCGATGATCTTTGGAGCGTAACTCAGTATCAGCCATTACCTGAAAAAATGATGGGTATCCTGCGTGATATGAATCCCCAGGGTTCATTAAGTGCTGTATCGGTCGACCTTTCGGGTGGCTTGGGGGCTTTATCATTGAGTGCCAATCTGGATAACGTCTCCATAAAACCTTGGCATGGTGTGCCAGGTGTTCAGAACCTTAATGGTACCTTGGCCTTATCACCGCAGGGTGGCAAGGTGGAAATTGGGTCTAACAATACGGCTTTTCATTTTGCGTCTGTCTATGAAGAAGCGTTGATGTTCGATCAGGTGAATGGATCTGTGCGATGGTCGCTTGATGATGTTGGCGCACGGGTGAGTGCAGATCATCTGAATATCGTGATCAATGGCTTTGATGCCAATGGTGCATTTGCGATTGACCTACCTTATGAATCAACCGAACAGGCGATGTTTAATCTTGCCATAGGTTTAAGGGGTGCTAAAGCGCGTGATGCACTAACGTTGACTCCAAAAAATGTTGTGGGTGAGAAACTCTACACCTGGATGGAAAACGCACTAATTAGCGGTGAGGTTCCTGAAGCGGGTTTAGTCCTAGTTACACCAACACGTGACGTTGAAGATAGGCCAACCCCACTCTCTGAGCTCTATGTAATTACACAAGATGCTCAGTTAGATTATCAGTCACCTTGGCCACAGCTCGAGCATGCTGATTCAGTGGTGCACATTCGTGATGGGGATGTGCGGGTTCAGTTGCAACAGGGTATTGTTGCAGGTACCGAAGTCGCTTACGGTGAAGCATACAAATCACAAGGCTTAGATGAACTCTCGGTCGATCTATCACTAAATGGATTCGCATTCCCTCTTAATACGTTGCTTCGTTCAGGGCCTCTCAATGAGAGCGTTGGTAAATCTCTGACAGATTGGCAAATTTCGGGTGCCCATCAATCGCTTGTGCAGCTCAGCTTGCCGCTCTCTAAGGGTGAGCCAACCATTCTTGTTGATTCTAAAATTAGCGGTGGCATCTTCGCTTCGCAATCGAATCGAATTGCGGTCACTGATATTGCTGGTGAGCTTAAGTTTGATAACCGTAAGGGGCTTTCAGCGAATTCACTCTCTGCTCATCTTCTAGGTCGGCCGGTTACGGCGGATATAAAAAGTAGTGACACCAAGACCGAAGTTGAGATCTCAGGTCGCATGGATAGTACCTATCTTCTCCATTGGGTTGGCGCGCCATTAGAGCAGATCATTACAGGAGAGATACCACTCTTCTCTACATTGACCCTCTGTAAAGCTAAGGGCTGTAGCTCATCGCTACAAATAGAGTCTAACCTTGTTGGTACAACGGTGGATGCGCCTGCATACCTCTATCATGACCCCAAAGATAAGAGTCGGTTGAGTCTATTGGTCTCCTTGGATAAAGGATCACAGTTACAGCTCAACTATGCAGATCGATTACGTGGTGATCTATCAGTAGGTAGTTCACTTTCTGGTAATTTGCGCATCGGTGGCAAACCTGCCTCTGGTAAAGATGTTTCAGGCCTATTAATCGATGGCCAGTTGCCAGAATTAGATCTTTCAGAGTTGTTGACCTTTTTGGCTAACCTAACCCCTAAAGACACCAACTCTAGTGAACCCTTGAAGGTTACATCTGAAGTAACTATTGATAAGTTGGTAGTATCTGAGTCGATTGCATTTGAAGGGATTCATAGCTCTGCACATCAACAAGAGGGTGCATGGGTTGTCTCATTGGATGGCAAACCGGTGCAAGGTGTAATTAATTATCAGCCTGTTGATAACGCCATGGCAATCAACTTTAAACATCTCGTATTAACCACGCCTGAGAGCGAAACTGACGTTGTTGAGTCTGAAATTCCACTCCCAGAACCGACTGATCCATCCCTTTTAGATCAGATCCCTCAAGGTGCGGTGACAATTGATCGTTTAGTTTGGAACGGCGAAGATTGGGGACGCTGGCAGGCTAATATCTCACCTAAGTCAGACCGTGTTGTTCTTGAGGAGCTAACTGCAGATGTTGCGGGGATTAATCTAGCTGGAGAGGTGCAGTGGATTCTTTATGATGAGCGTACCGAACTCAACCTTACTGCAACGGGTAAAAGTTTGGGTAACTATTTGGAGGCGATGGGTGATCCACGCTTTATAGAGACAAAAGAGCTTTCTGGTGCAGTTGATCTTAAATGGCCGGGTGCTCCATGGTCATTTAGTAAATATCGTCTATCTGGCCCAATTAAGTTTGATCTTCGCAACGGGCAATTGACTGAAGCTAAGGGCAACTCAGATTTGCTACGTCTCTTTAGTATTTTGAACTTTGATGCGCTGTTTAGACGTTTGAAACTTGATTTTAGTGACCTATACAAACAGGGGATATCCTTCGATAAGTTGGTCGGTAATTACCAGATTGATAAGGGCGTTGCACACTCATCTCAGCCTCTCTTAATGCGTGGTCCATCTACGGATATGAAAGCGGAAGGCTCGATAGATCTTATCCATAAAACCTTGGATAAACGGGTTGATATCATTCTGCCATTGGTGGGCACTACACCTTTGGCGGCAGTGCTTCTTGGTGCGCCACAGGTTGCTGGTGCGCTTTGGTTAATTGATAAAGTGATTGGCGACAAAATTAACGAAGCGACCAAGATTAGCTACACCCTAACAGGTCCTTGGAGTGAACCTGCTCTCGAGCTTGTAGAGAGAGCGAAGTGA
- a CDS encoding HPr family phosphocarrier protein, which translates to MIEKNVTIINKLGLHARATAKLIATTSRFSADIRLDKAGREVDAKSIMAVMMLAASIGTELKITTKGEDEVEAMDAVVALINNRFDEEE; encoded by the coding sequence ATGATCGAAAAAAACGTTACTATAATCAACAAATTGGGCTTGCACGCACGAGCGACTGCGAAACTGATTGCGACAACGAGTCGATTCAGTGCAGATATTCGTCTCGACAAAGCGGGCCGTGAGGTCGATGCAAAGAGCATTATGGCCGTTATGATGCTTGCAGCCTCTATTGGCACTGAACTTAAGATCACCACAAAAGGTGAAGACGAAGTCGAAGCGATGGATGCAGTCGTCGCGCTAATTAACAACCGTTTCGATGAGGAGGAGTAA
- the hpf gene encoding ribosome hibernation-promoting factor, HPF/YfiA family: MQINITGHHVDLTESLSEYVRTKFDKLERHFDNIQNVQVTLSVEKQGKKAEADVHLAGGQIVASDENDDMYAAIDNLVDKLDRQIIRHKEKMKSHK; encoded by the coding sequence ATGCAGATCAACATCACTGGCCATCACGTGGACCTGACTGAATCTCTCAGTGAATACGTTCGCACGAAGTTCGACAAACTTGAACGACACTTCGACAACATTCAGAACGTACAAGTAACACTGAGCGTTGAGAAGCAAGGTAAAAAAGCTGAAGCGGATGTACACCTAGCGGGTGGACAGATAGTCGCATCAGATGAGAATGACGATATGTATGCAGCTATCGACAACCTAGTTGATAAACTGGATCGACAAATTATTCGTCACAAAGAAAAAATGAAATCACACAAATAA
- the yjgA gene encoding ribosome biogenesis factor YjgA has protein sequence MRKKDLNIEPEEEIEYVSRSQMKREVEALQDLGKKITELRPDQQAQVPMSEVLAEAVEEMARISSHGAKKRHLNYIGKLMKHEDEEAIKVAIERFDSASDAHNQRFHALERLRERLIDGDQAAMNETLAAYPDCDIQHIRQLIRNAQKEREHNKPPASFRKLFQYLRTLDETV, from the coding sequence ATGAGAAAAAAAGATTTAAATATCGAACCTGAAGAAGAGATCGAATACGTCAGTCGCAGCCAGATGAAGCGTGAAGTAGAGGCGCTTCAAGATCTTGGCAAAAAGATTACAGAGCTTCGCCCTGATCAGCAGGCACAGGTACCTATGTCTGAGGTACTAGCCGAGGCTGTCGAAGAGATGGCGCGTATCAGCTCGCATGGGGCGAAGAAACGTCACCTCAACTATATTGGGAAACTGATGAAGCATGAGGATGAAGAGGCAATTAAAGTCGCTATTGAGCGATTTGACTCAGCGAGCGATGCTCATAACCAACGCTTCCACGCACTTGAACGTCTACGAGAGCGCTTAATTGACGGTGACCAAGCTGCGATGAATGAGACTCTTGCGGCCTATCCAGACTGTGATATCCAACATATCAGACAGCTGATTAGAAATGCGCAAAAAGAGCGAGAGCATAACAAACCACCTGCGAGCTTTAGAAAACTATTCCAGTACCTGCGAACTCTCGACGAGACCGTTTAA
- the lptB gene encoding LPS export ABC transporter ATP-binding protein has translation MSSLEALNLAKSYKGRAVIRDVSVRVERGEIVGLLGPNGAGKTTCFYMIVGLIRADQGNIRLNQDDVTRMPIHQRAARGLGYLPQEASVFRKLSVYDNLMAILENRKDLTKTERDEKAEALLQEFHITHIRDSKGMVLSGGERRRVEIARALANDPEFILLDEPFAGVDPISVSDIKQTIRHLKERGIGVLITDHNVRETLDICERAYIVSEGTILAEGAPSVIMENRAVRDAYLGEDFRL, from the coding sequence ATGAGTTCATTAGAAGCATTAAACCTAGCTAAGAGCTATAAAGGGCGCGCTGTCATCCGAGATGTTTCAGTGCGTGTCGAACGTGGTGAAATTGTCGGCCTTTTAGGCCCAAATGGTGCTGGTAAAACCACCTGTTTCTACATGATCGTAGGACTCATTAGAGCAGACCAGGGAAACATTCGGTTGAATCAAGATGATGTCACCCGCATGCCTATCCATCAACGGGCCGCTCGCGGATTAGGCTATCTTCCTCAAGAGGCGTCGGTATTCAGAAAGTTGAGTGTCTACGACAACTTGATGGCGATCCTTGAGAATCGTAAAGATCTGACAAAAACTGAACGTGATGAGAAAGCTGAAGCATTGCTGCAAGAGTTTCACATCACTCACATCCGCGACAGCAAAGGCATGGTTCTTTCCGGTGGTGAGCGTCGACGCGTTGAGATAGCTCGTGCACTCGCCAACGACCCTGAGTTTATCCTGCTGGACGAGCCATTTGCAGGCGTAGACCCAATATCAGTTAGCGATATCAAACAGACGATACGCCATTTAAAAGAGCGTGGTATCGGGGTACTTATAACAGACCATAACGTCCGTGAGACGCTTGACATATGTGAGCGCGCTTACATTGTCAGTGAGGGAACTATCCTTGCTGAGGGCGCGCCTTCTGTGATCATGGAAAACCGTGCTGTACGTGACGCCTATCTTGGCGAAGATTTCCGTTTATAA